GCAGCACCTCTTTTTCTCCATAGCTCTTGCCTACTTGCTTTAGCTCAGCGATAATTTTACCCGGTGTAACAGAAACAGGGAATCGTACATTCATGACACTTTGGTCATCGGCATCGACTTCTATCCGCTCCATCTTATCAAGTTTTTTGATAAGCGACTGTGCCATTGAGGCCTTGGTCGATTTGGCTCTAAAACGTTCGATCAAACGCTCGGCCTGTTGGATCTCGCGTTCTTGGTTCTTTTGGGCATTCAATTGTTGCGCTATCATTTCGGCCCTAAGCTGAAGATACTTTGAATAGGGCTTGTTGTAGTCATAGATTTTGCCCAACGATATTTCGATGGTGCGATTGGTCACATTGTCAAGAAACATCTTATCGTGCGAAACAATGACAACTGCCCCCTGGTAGTTCTTCAAAAACTGCTCTAACCAAATGATCGATTCTATATCTAGGTGGTTGGTAGGTTCGTCCAACAGCAACACCTCGTTGTCTTGAAGCAGCAGTTTTGCAAGTTCAATGCGCATTCGCCAACCACCCGAAAAGGTAGTGGTCTGCCTTTCAAAATCTTCTTGTCGAAACCCAAGGCCCAACAGAATCTTCTCTGTCTGACCCTGGTAATTGTAACCGCCCAATATTTCGTACCGATGGGTCAATTCGTTCAAATCGACCATAAGCTGGTGGTAGGCCTCACTCTCGTAATCGGTTCTCTCCGCCAACTTTTGGTTGACCGCTTCCAATTGGGCCTCAAGGGCCTTGATTTCATGAAAAGCCTGGTATGCCTCCTCCATAACGGTACGCCCGTGCTCAAAGTCGATGTCCTGCCTCAGAAACCCAACTTTTACCTCTTTGTTGGCGGCAATGCCGCCCTCATCTGGTTCCATCTGACCCGCCAAAAGCTTCAAAAGTGTCGACTTGCCCGCACCATTCTTTCCGATCAACCCCACGGCATCACCAGGGTTTAGGCGAAAGCTGATTTCCTTAAAAAGATATTCGCCGCCAAAAGAGATGGAGAGATTGTGTACGTTCAACATTTCGGTAATCTTTGTTACAGATTGGGTGTGACCAAATTTGTAATTTTGCCCACAAAGCGCTGCAAATGTTAAAAAAAGGAAGCAAACTGTACAGTATTTTAACAGGAAGTTGCCCTCGCTGCCATCAAGAGAGCATGTACGTCAACCACAATCCATACAAGATTTCATCGCTATTTGAAATGCATGAAAAATGTGCGAATTGCGGACTCAAATATAAGATGGAACCCTCTTTTTTTTACGGGGCCATGTATGTAAGCTATGCCGTTGGGGTCGCTTTTGCCGTGGCCGTTTTTGTTATTTCTTTTTTGTTCATTGGCACCTCGCTCAAAAACACTTTTTTTGCCATTATTGGCACATTGGTGGTTTTCATGCCGGTAATTATCAGGTTGTCCAGAAATATTTGGATCAACTTTTTCGTCAAGTTCGACGCTACCAAGATCAGTAATCAATCTGCATAGTATTTTTGACCAAACCGAAGGATGTCCATTTCTGTATCGAGCGGTCTTTTGTGCTCGATGAAGTTGAACAACTGTTGGGAAGCATACGGGCCTATCAATACCCCCCGTGACCCAAACCCGTTAAGCACATACAGGTTTTTAAACTTTGGATGTTGACCGACCAAAGGCCGTCTATCTGCAACAGTGGGGCGAATGCCCGCCACATGGCCGGTTACCTCAAACTCAGCTTTCAAAAAGGTCTTCAGTTTTTGCTGCAGCTCTTTCTTGGCAGCCTCAGTTGGTGTATTGGTCCTGTCTTTCCATTTGTAGGTAGCACCTACACGATATTGGTCGTTGCCCAGGGGTATGATAAAGACCGAAGACTTTATCACATTTTTTTCTGCCAATTCAGGGCAATGTATGGTCAGCAACTCGCCTTTGGTACCGTTCAACGGCAAATAGTTGAAATAGGGATTATGCTTTAAACCAAAACCGGTTGCAAACACCACCTGTTTTGCCCTCAAGCCGCGATAGTCCACAAAATCTTCGGATATCCCAAGCTTTGAAAAATCAAAGCGCTCTTGGGTCAGAATCGCTTTGGAAGACAAATACCGAGCATGGGCGCTTATCAATTTTTCGGTATCTAACCGACCGGTTGCCAACACCTGTCCGTACCCAAAGGGGGCGTCGATGTGTGGGTTATTGTTTTCAAGGATTTTGGGAGAAAGAAATTGTCCAAGTCCGGGTTTGTCAATGGCCTCAAACCATAGGTTCTGCTCTTCAATTGAGGCAAACCGCCTTAAGACCGGAAGCTTGGTGTCCAATTCAACATTTAACTTTCGCTCCATTCGTTGGTAGAACGGAATGGAATTCTTCATCTGCTCTGCAGCCTTCCAGGCCATCGTGAACCGTTTTAATATGACGGGGTTGTACAACCCGCCCGCCACCGCAGAGGCCTTTTGCGAGTCATCGGTAAAAACATGAAAAGACTTGCCCTGTTCTTCAAGCTGCTCGCAGAAAGTGCTGCCTGCCAAGCCCAACCCTACGACCAAATAATCAAGCATAGGGCAAATGTATCGAAGATTTGCCAAAGGTTTTTACATATGGTCATCAATAAAGAACGCCGCACAAAATTGTGCGGCGCCTGTTTTATTGAATTGGAATGTATTTTGGATGGGATTCCGCCCTTTGGCGGAATTAATTCAGTCAATCTGTTTTGAATTCACACTCATCGTGCGCTTCAAAACAGGACTTCATTAATACGCCCACATATCCTGCTCCCTGTTACGGATGCCTTCTTTAATTCTATTGGCCTCCAACAACTGGAACAGTGCGTTGTCTGCAATGTAATCGGAAATCTCTCGATCGCCGTGAACATTCTCCTCTTTATAGATGACAGCATTGAACCTTCTGGCATTCAACAGCATATCGAACGATATGGGGCGTGCAGAATTCTGCTGGTTGTATACCTTGGCCTCATGCAATATCTGCCGGGCACTCGGGTACCAAACCCAGAACAATTCTACCTTGTTCTCCCCTGGATCCATCGATTCATCATCGATAAAGTTGACATCCGGTGCGACGGGAGCGATGCCCAGCAAGCGGTATTTCAGCTCGCCTTGTCGCTTGTCAAAGTACCAGATACCTTTGATACGGTATTCTTCAATATCGGCTGCGGTCAAGTCTCTTCTGTTAATGAACTCTTCAGAGATTTGCTCACCTGCGTTCAATTGCTCGTACCCGAGGTCAGTGGTATCGACTTTCTGCAACGTGGCCTTCAGATCATCAAAATTTCGCTTTTCAGTGAAATATGAGTCGGTGTAAACATCGGTCAGCTTGCCATTTTTGATGTTCTTCATCAATACATGATACAGCGACCTCCTGTCTTTTCCGATACCGATGGTATCGGTAGGATAATACAGCGGAAAGTTTACACGTTCGTCAAGATCAATGACTTCCCATACGGTCTTTGACCAGAGAATATCTCTGTCATCAACATAACCGTACTCTAATGGGGCATCATTGTCCATGGCCAATTGGGCCTCGGTCTTTTTACCGATATCTTCTGGCTTCTTGGCATTCAAGATGTTTGCCTGTGCCATCATCGAGGCCGGTAAAAGACTCAATGCTCCGACAATCAATACACTTTTCCAATTCATGATCATTCTTCTATAACTTATTAGTTTGTAAGCTCAACCACAACAGGCGAAACTTTCTTCAACTTGTAGCTTCGGTTGTTGGTGATATAGGCTTTGATATCAAATATCTGAACAGCATCACCTCTTCTGGCTCTTTTAAGGGCCGATTTGGCGCGGGCGTCCAATTTGTTGCCATTTACCTCAACAGTTGGCTGACCTGGCACTTTAAACTTGAAGCCACTTACGGCAAGGTTCAAGTCAAAATCAAAGTCTTCAAGCATAGCGCCAATGGTAGCGATCTCAAGGTTTCTTCTAGGCATTTTTATACTACCTGCCTCACCTCGTACGGTACCTCCGGGTCTTGGAATATCTTTAATCCGGAAAGTAGCAGGGGTGCTGATTCGAGTACCGTCAGGCAATACACCTGAAGCACTGATCGTAACCTCTCTACCCTTACCTGGGTTCATGATATACTTGCTGCCCTTAACCTGTCTTAGGCCTGGTGCACTGGCTTTCACTTTATTGTCAGGTATACCAGGAATTGAGATGGTCATGGGGTTGGCCACACCTCGGTAAACAACGTTCATTTTGTCGGCAGCGATTACCGCAGCATTAGGCTTGTTGATGGTCGAGAAGGTGTTGTTCACTTCAACTGGCACTTCGTTACCATCTTGCATATAGATCAACTGACCTTTCAACTCGTGGTCACCGGCTGCACCGGCACTAACCAATAGCTTTACACCTCCAGCTTCAAGCTCATAGTCTTTGCCTTCGGTCAATTTTCTTCCATCAAGGGTCAAATCGGCCTTGACCGGCTTGGAGGTCTTATCGGTCTTACCAAGAACCAAGCTTCCCTTAAATTTCTCACCGGCATAGAACACTGATTTCTCTTGATCTAACAAGGTTGAGAAATTCTTCAATGATACGGCACTGGTAAGGTTACCTTCCAACAAACCTTTTAAGATTTCTTGTTCAGTGGCCTTAACGTCGGCCTGCAACTGGGTGATCTTGGTCAATGAGGCAACCATTGGGTAGCCCTCAAAGTGGTAGTTCATCCAATCTACCTTGACACCGTCTCTAATGCGCTCCACTTTGCCGTCGGGGCCACCGGTTTCGAAACGTGTCTTTACAGATCCCTTGATATCGTCCATGTTTTCTGGAATTACCTTCAAGATCTGATCGCGGTAATTGGTCAAACTGGATAGAAACTTTTTACCTTCGGGTGAAAGCTTATCGCCCTGAAAGAACTTCTGATCCAGAAAATCAGACTTATCCATCACAACATAGTTGTTGGGGTCTTCTTGGTCTTTCAACATTTCCTTCTTAAGACCTTCCAAATATTGGTAATAGTCTTGGGAAAGTTGTTTTACTTCTCTTGCTTTTTCGAAAAGCGGACCGTACTTCAGTTTGTCTTCTGAAGCCTTTGTCTCCAATCCTGCGAAGAAATCGGAGTTGTTGGCCGTCATCTTTTCGTTGGAAGCCTCTAGCTTTTCGTTCATCAAACCGAACGCTGCCAGAACTTCTTTGCTCATATTTAGCGCCAACATCGCGATGAAGATCAAGTACATTAAGTTGATCATCTTCTGACGTGGTGACTGTTTTCCTGATGCCATGTTTTCTAATTAGAATTATTAATTAATCTGATTTGGGTCTGGTTTCAACTAGTGGTTCTAATTAGTTTTTGCTCATGGCAGAAAGCATACCCCCATATACACCGTTCAATGAAGACAGGTTAGAGGCCAAAGACTCCATTTGCTCTTTCAACGCACCTGCGTTCTGAACAACCTCTTCGTTGATCGATGCTTGTCGGCTTGCACTTTCAAGTTGTACTTTGTACAAGCTGTTCAAAGACTCCATCTGGGCCGCAGCGTGCGACAATTCTTCTGAATATTTCTTGGTATGCTGAATTGCATCGGTAGTAGGGGCAATGCTCTTGGCAGCGCCTTCAAAACTCTTGATGCTCTCGCCCAAGCTTTCGAACAGTTGCGAATCGATATTGGCCTGTTTCAGCATTTCATCCAACTTCTTGGAAAGAATGCCCTCAGCTTCCTTGGCTTGCTCAGCTTCGCTCTTGCCACCCTTTGATTTGCCTCCGGCCAATTCAGGGTAAACCAATGACCAATCGTACTCGTCGTCTACTGGTTCAAATGCGCTAATGGCAAAAATAAGTGCTTCGGTTATAAGTCCGACAGCAAGAAGCAGTCCTCCTGTAAGGGGGCCAAACTCCCAGTGCAGGATTTTGAACAGGGCCCCAATGATCACCACCGAGGCGCCAAGGCCATAGGCCATATTAAAAAGTTTCTTTGTTGATTTTGACTGTGCCATAATTCTAAATTTAAATTAAGTTTATATAAATAAGTATTTGGTTACAAGGTTTGATATAGTGTTCTCTCCTTTATTATAGACCGTTGCCTCTCGTTGAATCTTCTTCTCCCATATAATCTTGAACGGTTCTAAAACCAATATAGCTTCTCGCTGAATCTTGGTACTCATAGTCACGCGTGCTTACTTGCAAGAAGTAGGCAACATCTTTCCATGAGCCACCACGTATTACTTTTCTTTCGTTTTGACCCGACCCTGCATTGGGGTTCATGGTCGATACAAATTGATAGGCTCCTGGATCGTAGCTTGAGTTTGTCCACTCAGAAACGTTGCCCGCCATGTTGTACAGGTTATAATCATTAGGCTCGAACGACTTTGCCTCTACAGTGTACAGTGCCGCATCGGCCGCATAATCCCCTCTTTGGGGTTTGAAATTGGCCATAAAGCAACCTGTATCGCTGATCACATAGGGCCCGCCCCATGGGTACGTACCGCCTTCGATACCTCCCCTGGCAGCATATTCCCACTCAGCTTCGGTCGGCAGCCTGAACTGGTTCACAAATTGTTTGCCGCGACTTTTTTGATCATCGTTCTTGAACTTGGTTCTCCAATGGCAAAAAGCCTTGGCCTGTTTCCAGTTGACGCCCACTACAGGATAATCGCTATAGGCATCATGCCAAAAATAATCGTTGTGCATGGGTTCGTTGTACGAATATTCAAAGTCACGGATCCATACAGTGGTATCTGGATAGATCTCCAACTCTTCCTTCTTTATAAAATCGCTTCGCTTGCCCGATTTGGCGCGAGCGGCTGCCTCAATGTCCATCCAAGTATATTTGTACTTGAGCTTGGTGACGTCAAAGGTGCGTTGGCCGTTATACGATTCTTCTTCGGGCAGGTACAATGAATCCATTATCTCTGCATAGTACTCATCTGGGTAATCAGAAGTATCCCATACCAAATCGACATCTTTGTTCAATGCCCTACCCTCATAACCTGTCTCACCGAGACCAGCATAATTGTCGAGCATATATTTCTCATATACCGAAAGGTCGGTGGTATCGGTGTCTTTAAAAGCGTACTCACCAATACCTTCATCTTCTGGACCAAGACCCAACTCGTCGGCCAAAATGGCCAAACGGGTGCGGGCAACGGAATCTTTAACCCACTCGACAAACTGTCGGTATTCACTATTGGTTATCTCGGTATCGTCCATATAAAATGAACGTACCGTCACGGTACGTGTGGGGGCGTTCATGACCTTGGCCTGATCTTCATCGGCCTTACCCATAACGAATGCGCCCCTCGGAATCAATTCCATTCCGTAGGGTTTCTCAGGGTGCCATTTCTTACCCTTTACGCCGACTAGTTCACCCTTTGATCTTGATTTAGACCCGCAACTGGCAAGCAAAAAAACAAGGGCCAAAGACGGTAACAATAGCTTTCTCATACTCTAGGTTAAATTATTTCGATTTGAATCACAAACAGTGGAACACAATTTCACTATTCTCATAACTTTATTTTGAATAATTTATTGTGAACGCGCTATATACTTGTTAAAAACTTTTTTTTTAGCCAAGGCTCTTTTTATAGGCCTTCAGCCACCTTTCAGGAATCTGTTGGTTGCAAGCATCCAAATAATCCTGTTCGGTGCATGGTAATAACGCAATGGAATTTGTTTTAGTATGCTCGGGAAGTATAGATGGCACCTCGACCCACCATCTTTCGGTGATGTGACTTTTGAAAAAAATCAGCTCATCGGTGTCTGTGGGCACGGTAAACTTGGTGAAGTCCTCGCTTTTGGTGGTCGGTTTTTCTACGATCCTAAAGCTCAGCCCTTCGATGAAATACCAAATAATCTGGGCAACCAGTTGAAAAGAGAGTGAAGAATTTTCGATTTCATAGATGCCAAATACCGATACCTTATCGCTGATACCTGCATATCGGGCCAACGCGCAAATTTCTCTGCCGGTAAAACCGTTGGGCGAAAAGTTTGCGGTAAGGCCCATTTCGCTTGCCCGTATGGCCCTTACATCTAAACTCACCAGATGGGCATTTCTCAATACAGGCTCTGCCAAAGAAATGTCGGCCGCAATCTCTCCCAACCTATAGGCATCGAAGAAAAGCCGCTCCATCAGGTCAATCTCCTCTTGGGCATTGAAATAGCTCTGGTATCCAATATTCGAAAAATTGAAAAGGTTGTTGGGCTTGGCGGTTATGATATTGCTCATGTACGAATGTGACGAAATAAGTTCATCGTCCTCACCGAAATCGAAACGGCTGTCAATCGATACCATATTGATCATATCGACAATCTTGTCAAAGGCCCTGTAAGTGGCAAACGTAATGTCTTGGGTGGCCCCTATTATAATGGGTATAATGTTT
This portion of the Flagellimonas lutaonensis genome encodes:
- a CDS encoding ABC-F family ATP-binding cassette domain-containing protein, giving the protein MLNVHNLSISFGGEYLFKEISFRLNPGDAVGLIGKNGAGKSTLLKLLAGQMEPDEGGIAANKEVKVGFLRQDIDFEHGRTVMEEAYQAFHEIKALEAQLEAVNQKLAERTDYESEAYHQLMVDLNELTHRYEILGGYNYQGQTEKILLGLGFRQEDFERQTTTFSGGWRMRIELAKLLLQDNEVLLLDEPTNHLDIESIIWLEQFLKNYQGAVVIVSHDKMFLDNVTNRTIEISLGKIYDYNKPYSKYLQLRAEMIAQQLNAQKNQEREIQQAERLIERFRAKSTKASMAQSLIKKLDKMERIEVDADDQSVMNVRFPVSVTPGKIIAELKQVGKSYGEKEVLRNVDLLIERDSKIAFVGQNGQGKTTLAKILVGELDHSGHLKIGHNVQIGYFAQNQAEYLDGEKMVLDTMIDAANENNRSKVRDILGSFLFGGDEVEKYVKVLSGGERNRLALAKLLLQPFNVLVMDEPTNHLDIKSKNVLKEALKNFEGTLILVSHDRDFLQGLTNKVYEFKDGRVKEYLGDIDYYLDQREVDSFREIEKRDSLSTDKSATTSGREDYEARKKRKSLQNKISKVEKQITALEKDIADMDHSLLMDYDTVSAEPKFFDDYHNKKKQLEALMQHWEALQLALDT
- a CDS encoding DUF983 domain-containing protein gives rise to the protein MLKKGSKLYSILTGSCPRCHQESMYVNHNPYKISSLFEMHEKCANCGLKYKMEPSFFYGAMYVSYAVGVAFAVAVFVISFLFIGTSLKNTFFAIIGTLVVFMPVIIRLSRNIWINFFVKFDATKISNQSA
- a CDS encoding NAD(P)/FAD-dependent oxidoreductase; the protein is MLDYLVVGLGLAGSTFCEQLEEQGKSFHVFTDDSQKASAVAGGLYNPVILKRFTMAWKAAEQMKNSIPFYQRMERKLNVELDTKLPVLRRFASIEEQNLWFEAIDKPGLGQFLSPKILENNNPHIDAPFGYGQVLATGRLDTEKLISAHARYLSSKAILTQERFDFSKLGISEDFVDYRGLRAKQVVFATGFGLKHNPYFNYLPLNGTKGELLTIHCPELAEKNVIKSSVFIIPLGNDQYRVGATYKWKDRTNTPTEAAKKELQQKLKTFLKAEFEVTGHVAGIRPTVADRRPLVGQHPKFKNLYVLNGFGSRGVLIGPYASQQLFNFIEHKRPLDTEMDILRFGQKYYAD
- the gldN gene encoding gliding motility protein GldN; amino-acid sequence: MNWKSVLIVGALSLLPASMMAQANILNAKKPEDIGKKTEAQLAMDNDAPLEYGYVDDRDILWSKTVWEVIDLDERVNFPLYYPTDTIGIGKDRRSLYHVLMKNIKNGKLTDVYTDSYFTEKRNFDDLKATLQKVDTTDLGYEQLNAGEQISEEFINRRDLTAADIEEYRIKGIWYFDKRQGELKYRLLGIAPVAPDVNFIDDESMDPGENKVELFWVWYPSARQILHEAKVYNQQNSARPISFDMLLNARRFNAVIYKEENVHGDREISDYIADNALFQLLEANRIKEGIRNREQDMWAY
- the gldM gene encoding gliding motility protein GldM, with the protein product MASGKQSPRQKMINLMYLIFIAMLALNMSKEVLAAFGLMNEKLEASNEKMTANNSDFFAGLETKASEDKLKYGPLFEKAREVKQLSQDYYQYLEGLKKEMLKDQEDPNNYVVMDKSDFLDQKFFQGDKLSPEGKKFLSSLTNYRDQILKVIPENMDDIKGSVKTRFETGGPDGKVERIRDGVKVDWMNYHFEGYPMVASLTKITQLQADVKATEQEILKGLLEGNLTSAVSLKNFSTLLDQEKSVFYAGEKFKGSLVLGKTDKTSKPVKADLTLDGRKLTEGKDYELEAGGVKLLVSAGAAGDHELKGQLIYMQDGNEVPVEVNNTFSTINKPNAAVIAADKMNVVYRGVANPMTISIPGIPDNKVKASAPGLRQVKGSKYIMNPGKGREVTISASGVLPDGTRISTPATFRIKDIPRPGGTVRGEAGSIKMPRRNLEIATIGAMLEDFDFDLNLAVSGFKFKVPGQPTVEVNGNKLDARAKSALKRARRGDAVQIFDIKAYITNNRSYKLKKVSPVVVELTN
- the gldL gene encoding gliding motility protein GldL; translated protein: MAQSKSTKKLFNMAYGLGASVVIIGALFKILHWEFGPLTGGLLLAVGLITEALIFAISAFEPVDDEYDWSLVYPELAGGKSKGGKSEAEQAKEAEGILSKKLDEMLKQANIDSQLFESLGESIKSFEGAAKSIAPTTDAIQHTKKYSEELSHAAAQMESLNSLYKVQLESASRQASINEEVVQNAGALKEQMESLASNLSSLNGVYGGMLSAMSKN
- the gldK gene encoding gliding motility lipoprotein GldK → MRKLLLPSLALVFLLASCGSKSRSKGELVGVKGKKWHPEKPYGMELIPRGAFVMGKADEDQAKVMNAPTRTVTVRSFYMDDTEITNSEYRQFVEWVKDSVARTRLAILADELGLGPEDEGIGEYAFKDTDTTDLSVYEKYMLDNYAGLGETGYEGRALNKDVDLVWDTSDYPDEYYAEIMDSLYLPEEESYNGQRTFDVTKLKYKYTWMDIEAAARAKSGKRSDFIKKEELEIYPDTTVWIRDFEYSYNEPMHNDYFWHDAYSDYPVVGVNWKQAKAFCHWRTKFKNDDQKSRGKQFVNQFRLPTEAEWEYAARGGIEGGTYPWGGPYVISDTGCFMANFKPQRGDYAADAALYTVEAKSFEPNDYNLYNMAGNVSEWTNSSYDPGAYQFVSTMNPNAGSGQNERKVIRGGSWKDVAYFLQVSTRDYEYQDSARSYIGFRTVQDYMGEEDSTRGNGL
- a CDS encoding formimidoylglutamase codes for the protein MAFDFLVPVKDKVLAFSEFLPAQALGKNIHKHTKQDGLPVFANASVAIVGVLESRNAFEKKPEKMDVDSIRIQLYRLMMGNWNSTILDLGDIEEGETVEDTYFVVKEVVAGLLEENIIPIIIGATQDITFATYRAFDKIVDMINMVSIDSRFDFGEDDELISSHSYMSNIITAKPNNLFNFSNIGYQSYFNAQEEIDLMERLFFDAYRLGEIAADISLAEPVLRNAHLVSLDVRAIRASEMGLTANFSPNGFTGREICALARYAGISDKVSVFGIYEIENSSLSFQLVAQIIWYFIEGLSFRIVEKPTTKSEDFTKFTVPTDTDELIFFKSHITERWWVEVPSILPEHTKTNSIALLPCTEQDYLDACNQQIPERWLKAYKKSLG